In one Tripterygium wilfordii isolate XIE 37 chromosome 22, ASM1340144v1, whole genome shotgun sequence genomic region, the following are encoded:
- the LOC119991738 gene encoding uncharacterized protein LOC119991738 isoform X3, which produces MVLLRLVLAVLAVLVKQGCTIISMENYRDGVDEGNVLDSIDFDTLVQNLEDLTKGKDTMIPVFDYQQKKCIGSKAIKSSSSGVVIVDGTYALNARLRSLLDIRVAVVGGVHFSLLSKVRYDIGDSCSLDYLIDSIFPLFRKHIEPDLHHAQIRINNSFVSSFREAIYKLKRRSETPDGHSAFAFQENEAQKDNFIEMYLRPPSASEEARINDWIKVRQSGIRYYLSLGDQRIVEKSFIIRPKAEFEVGRMTLGGLLALGYTVVVSYKRASVSVNIGSLSLSRETIDTLDETYMVLRGTDRKTVGAEALKMAINGPWITKSYLEMILERKGVPRLNTPPPISSSSIAINQERVIAAPRPIRTTPNLVTRLEDLSQPWTRSPTKSKMEPVLATWHFISSDPSHADSSGIDSSSFRDTIKLAPMPDSYDLDRGLLLSVQAIQALLENKGLPVVVGIGGPSGSGKTSLAHKMANIVGCEVVSLESYFKSEQVKDYKYDDFSSLDLSLLSKNIDDILNRRRTKVPIFDLETGARSGFKELEVSEDCGVIIFEGVYALHPEIRKSLDLWIAVVGGVHSHLISRVQRDKSKVGCFLSQNEIMMTVFPIFQQHIEPHLVHAHLKIRNDFDPVLSPESSLFVLKTNKQVAYQDILKVLDPAKFCSSVQNFIDIYLRLPGIPTNGQLTESDCIRVRICEGRFALLIREPIREGDFIIQPKVDFDISISTVAGLLNLGYQAVTYIEASAYIYQDGKILIEVDHLQDSPSPYLQIKGVDKEAVAAAGSMLKLDASYTTKSYLQIILERLPPVERSSNGIHAQQAARLQELVEFIQSQGSSSASESSQSREASPLEGIIEEMQCRIRRLERWHTINTVLWTFLMSALVGYSLYQRKRQ; this is translated from the exons gACTTGACAAAAGGCAAAGATACTATGATACCTGTGTTTGATTACCAACAAAAGAAATGCATTGGTTCCAAGGCAATAAAAAGTTCTTCATCTGGGGTG GTAATAGTTGATGGTACCTATGCTCTGAATGCAAGATTGCGCTCTTTGCTAGATATACGGGTTGCAGTG GTTGGTGGTGTTCACTTTAGTCTCCTTTCTAAAGTCCGATATGACATTGGGGATTCTTGTTCCCTGGATTATCTTATTGACAGCATTTTCCCACTGTTCAGAAAGCACATTGAGCCAGACCTTCATCATGCACAA ATTAGAATAAACAACAGCTTTGTTTCATCATTTAGAGAAGCAATCTACAAGCTGAAGCGTAGAAGTGAG ACACCAGACGGGCATTCTGCCTTTGCctttcaagaaaatgaagctcAAAAAGATAA TTTTATTGAGATGTATCTTAGGCCTCCATCGGCAAGTGAAGAGGCGCGGATAAATGATTGGATTAAGGTGCGGCAATCTGGTATAAGGTATTATCTGTCGCTTGGGGACCAGAGGATTGTTGAAAAAAGTTTCATTATCAGGCCAAAAGCTGAATTTGAG GTTGGGCGTATGACACTCGGTGGATTGCTGGCTTTGGGGTATACTGTTGTTGTCAGCTATAAACGGGCATCAGTATCTGTTAATATCGGCAGTCTTTCATTATCACGTGAAACCATTGACACTCTTGATGAGACGTACATGGTGCTGAGGGGCACGGATAGGAAA ACAGTTGGAGCTGAAGCACTGAAGATGGCTATCAATGGCCCATGGATCACCAAATCATATCTGGAGATGATTCTTGAGAGAAAAG GTGTACCACGTCTTAATACACCACCGCCTATTTCCAGCTCATCTATAGCTATTAACCAAGAAAGGGTGATTGCTGCCCCAAGGCCAATTCGTACTACTCCAAACCTTGTTACTCGGCTTGAAGACCTATCTCAGCCTTGGACACGATCACCAACAAAATCGAAAATGGAACCTGTATTAGCAACGTGGCATTTCATCTCATCAGATCCATCGCATGCTGATAGCTCAGGAATAG ATTCATCTTCTTTCAGGGATACAATAAAGCTTGCTCCAATGCCTGATTCATATGACCTAGATAGAGGACTGCTTCTTTCAGTTCAAGCCATACAA GCCTTGTTGGAGAATAAAGGTCTCCCTGTTGTGGTTGGAATTG GAGGTCCAAGTGGATCTGGGAAAACTAGTTTGGCTCACAAAATGGCAAATATTGTTGGTTGCGAAGTAGTTTCCCTTGAAAGCTATTTTAAATCTGAACAAGTGAAGGATTATAAGTATGATGACTTTAGCTCTCTTGATCTATCTTTGCTTTCTAAG AACATTGATGACATCCTGAACCGTCGAAGAACAAAAGTACCCATTTTTGACTTGGAGACTGGTGCTCGTAGTGGCTTCAAGGAGCTTGAAGTTTCTGAAGATTGTGGCGTG ATAATTTTTGAAGGTGTTTACGCTCTGCATCCTGAGATCCGAAAGTCACTTGACTTGTGGATTGCTGTT GTTGGAGGTGTTCATTCGCATCTGATTTCTCGAGTTCAGAGGGACAAGAGTAAAGTGGGGTGCTTCTTATCTCAAAATGAGATCATGATGACGGTGTTTCCCATTTTCCAGCAGCACATTGAACCTCATCTCGTTCATGCACAT CTAAAGATTCGAAATGACTTTGATCCGGTGCTTTCCCCCGAGAGTTCGTTGTTTGTTTTAAAGACTAACAAGCAA GTAGCTTACCAAGATATTTTAAAAGTCCTAGATCCTGCAAAGTTTTGTAGTTCTGTTCAGAATTTCATTGATATATACTTGAGGCTTCCGGGAATTCCAACTAATGGGCAATTAACAGAGAGTGATTGCATACGTGTCAGAATATGTGAGGGTAGATTTGCGTTGCTTATACGAGAG CCCATAAGAGAGGGGGATTTCATCATTCAGCCCAAAGTGGATTTTGATATTAGCATCAGTACAGTGGCCGGCCTTCTTAACCTTGG GTATCAAGCTGTCACATATATTGAAGCATCCGCATACATATACCAGGATGGAAAG ATTCTTATTGAGGTTGATCATCTACAAGATTCCCCTAGCCCTTACCTTCAGATCAAAGGGGTTGATAAGGAGGCTGTGGCTGCTGCTGGTTCAATGCTTAAACTGGATGCTTCATATACAACGAAG AGTTATCTTCAAATAATTTTGGAAAGACTACCACCCGTTGAGAGGAGTTCCAACGGAATCCATGCTCAGCAAGCTGCAAGGTTGCAAGAACTTGTTGAGTTTATACAATCTCAG GGAAGCAGTTCAGCTTCAGAATCCTCACAAAGTAGGGAGGCTTCCCCTCTGGAAGGCATAATTGAAGAAATGCAGTGCAGGATAAGAAGGCTTGAACGATGGCATACTATTAACACG GTACTATGGACTTTCCTGATGTCTGCCCTTGTTGGTTATTCACTTTACCAGAGAAAGCGGCAGTAA
- the LOC119991738 gene encoding uncharacterized protein LOC119991738 isoform X2, protein MVLLRLVLAVLAVLVKQAEKVASVIGCTIISMENYRDGVDEGNVLDSIDFDTLVQNLEDLTKGKDTMIPVFDYQQKKCIGSKAIKSSSSGVVIVDGTYALNARLRSLLDIRVAVVGGVHFSLLSKVRYDIGDSCSLDYLIDSIFPLFRKHIEPDLHHAQIRINNSFVSSFREAIYKLKRRSETPDGHSAFAFQENEAQKDNFIEMYLRPPSASEEARINDWIKVRQSGIRYYLSLGDQRIVEKSFIIRPKAEFEVGRMTLGGLLALGYTVVVSYKRASVSVNIGSLSLSRETIDTLDETYMVLRGTDRKTVGAEALKMAINGPWITKSYLEMILERKGVPRLNTPPPISSSSIAINQERVIAAPRPIRTTPNLVTRLEDLSQPWTRSPTKSKMEPVLATWHFISSDPSHADSSGIDSSSFRDTIKLAPMPDSYDLDRGLLLSVQAIQALLENKGLPVVVGIGGPSGSGKTSLAHKMANIVGCEVVSLESYFKSEQVKDYKYDDFSSLDLSLLSKNIDDILNRRRTKVPIFDLETGARSGFKELEVSEDCGVIIFEGVYALHPEIRKSLDLWIAVVGGVHSHLISRVQRDKSKVGCFLSQNEIMMTVFPIFQQHIEPHLVHAHLKIRNDFDPVLSPESSLFVLKTNKQVAYQDILKVLDPAKFCSSVQNFIDIYLRLPGIPTNGQLTESDCIRVRICEGRFALLIREPIREGDFIIQPKVDFDISISTVAGLLNLGYQAVTYIEASAYIYQDGKILIEVDHLQDSPSPYLQIKGVDKEAVAAAGSMLKLDASYTTKSYLQIILERLPPVERSSNGIHAQQAARLQELVEFIQSQGSSSASESSQSREASPLEGIIEEMQCRIRRLERWHTINTVLWTFLMSALVGYSLYQRKRQ, encoded by the exons gACTTGACAAAAGGCAAAGATACTATGATACCTGTGTTTGATTACCAACAAAAGAAATGCATTGGTTCCAAGGCAATAAAAAGTTCTTCATCTGGGGTG GTAATAGTTGATGGTACCTATGCTCTGAATGCAAGATTGCGCTCTTTGCTAGATATACGGGTTGCAGTG GTTGGTGGTGTTCACTTTAGTCTCCTTTCTAAAGTCCGATATGACATTGGGGATTCTTGTTCCCTGGATTATCTTATTGACAGCATTTTCCCACTGTTCAGAAAGCACATTGAGCCAGACCTTCATCATGCACAA ATTAGAATAAACAACAGCTTTGTTTCATCATTTAGAGAAGCAATCTACAAGCTGAAGCGTAGAAGTGAG ACACCAGACGGGCATTCTGCCTTTGCctttcaagaaaatgaagctcAAAAAGATAA TTTTATTGAGATGTATCTTAGGCCTCCATCGGCAAGTGAAGAGGCGCGGATAAATGATTGGATTAAGGTGCGGCAATCTGGTATAAGGTATTATCTGTCGCTTGGGGACCAGAGGATTGTTGAAAAAAGTTTCATTATCAGGCCAAAAGCTGAATTTGAG GTTGGGCGTATGACACTCGGTGGATTGCTGGCTTTGGGGTATACTGTTGTTGTCAGCTATAAACGGGCATCAGTATCTGTTAATATCGGCAGTCTTTCATTATCACGTGAAACCATTGACACTCTTGATGAGACGTACATGGTGCTGAGGGGCACGGATAGGAAA ACAGTTGGAGCTGAAGCACTGAAGATGGCTATCAATGGCCCATGGATCACCAAATCATATCTGGAGATGATTCTTGAGAGAAAAG GTGTACCACGTCTTAATACACCACCGCCTATTTCCAGCTCATCTATAGCTATTAACCAAGAAAGGGTGATTGCTGCCCCAAGGCCAATTCGTACTACTCCAAACCTTGTTACTCGGCTTGAAGACCTATCTCAGCCTTGGACACGATCACCAACAAAATCGAAAATGGAACCTGTATTAGCAACGTGGCATTTCATCTCATCAGATCCATCGCATGCTGATAGCTCAGGAATAG ATTCATCTTCTTTCAGGGATACAATAAAGCTTGCTCCAATGCCTGATTCATATGACCTAGATAGAGGACTGCTTCTTTCAGTTCAAGCCATACAA GCCTTGTTGGAGAATAAAGGTCTCCCTGTTGTGGTTGGAATTG GAGGTCCAAGTGGATCTGGGAAAACTAGTTTGGCTCACAAAATGGCAAATATTGTTGGTTGCGAAGTAGTTTCCCTTGAAAGCTATTTTAAATCTGAACAAGTGAAGGATTATAAGTATGATGACTTTAGCTCTCTTGATCTATCTTTGCTTTCTAAG AACATTGATGACATCCTGAACCGTCGAAGAACAAAAGTACCCATTTTTGACTTGGAGACTGGTGCTCGTAGTGGCTTCAAGGAGCTTGAAGTTTCTGAAGATTGTGGCGTG ATAATTTTTGAAGGTGTTTACGCTCTGCATCCTGAGATCCGAAAGTCACTTGACTTGTGGATTGCTGTT GTTGGAGGTGTTCATTCGCATCTGATTTCTCGAGTTCAGAGGGACAAGAGTAAAGTGGGGTGCTTCTTATCTCAAAATGAGATCATGATGACGGTGTTTCCCATTTTCCAGCAGCACATTGAACCTCATCTCGTTCATGCACAT CTAAAGATTCGAAATGACTTTGATCCGGTGCTTTCCCCCGAGAGTTCGTTGTTTGTTTTAAAGACTAACAAGCAA GTAGCTTACCAAGATATTTTAAAAGTCCTAGATCCTGCAAAGTTTTGTAGTTCTGTTCAGAATTTCATTGATATATACTTGAGGCTTCCGGGAATTCCAACTAATGGGCAATTAACAGAGAGTGATTGCATACGTGTCAGAATATGTGAGGGTAGATTTGCGTTGCTTATACGAGAG CCCATAAGAGAGGGGGATTTCATCATTCAGCCCAAAGTGGATTTTGATATTAGCATCAGTACAGTGGCCGGCCTTCTTAACCTTGG GTATCAAGCTGTCACATATATTGAAGCATCCGCATACATATACCAGGATGGAAAG ATTCTTATTGAGGTTGATCATCTACAAGATTCCCCTAGCCCTTACCTTCAGATCAAAGGGGTTGATAAGGAGGCTGTGGCTGCTGCTGGTTCAATGCTTAAACTGGATGCTTCATATACAACGAAG AGTTATCTTCAAATAATTTTGGAAAGACTACCACCCGTTGAGAGGAGTTCCAACGGAATCCATGCTCAGCAAGCTGCAAGGTTGCAAGAACTTGTTGAGTTTATACAATCTCAG GGAAGCAGTTCAGCTTCAGAATCCTCACAAAGTAGGGAGGCTTCCCCTCTGGAAGGCATAATTGAAGAAATGCAGTGCAGGATAAGAAGGCTTGAACGATGGCATACTATTAACACG GTACTATGGACTTTCCTGATGTCTGCCCTTGTTGGTTATTCACTTTACCAGAGAAAGCGGCAGTAA
- the LOC119990599 gene encoding SEC12-like protein 2 — MGKTKGPDPPCFQKYGVPFFGAAFVPYKDVRSKLSNLQEDHRDSSTDENFDDKSAALTDTTDDGNYVVLAGGGGEGHSGIPNSILLASFDFDSNSLSAQPVAKLGLGSDCPYRMVVHPGGDGIICALPKSCRFFEWDEVKSAEDHKLGLKASDKVLNPLEDIVQQLALAFNAEGSILAVGGEDGNLRVFNWPGMEVLLHEAQAHSSVKDLSFSPDGKFLISLGRGGPGRVWDVSSSMVVASLPKENDEVFAFCRFSQRNDGHHVLYTAVVKGQRGFIVSWNTTSWKRMSSKQVVRDPISSFNVSSDGKLLSVGTIEGDVLVLNSRNMQVQKLIRKAHLGMVTTLAFTNDSRALVSASMDSSARVTVIEEKKRGGLSVWGIMLIILFAIAVYFLKQEGILPQLIEKSGFIIRM; from the exons ATGGGGAAGACCAAAGGCCCGGACCCTCCATGCTTTCAGAAGTACGGCGTCCCTTTCTTCGGAGCTGCTTTTGTTCCTTACAAGGACGTCAGGTCCAAGCTCTCCAATCTTCAAGAGGATCACCGTGATTCTTCCACCGATGAGAATTTCGATGATAAATCAGCCGCTCTGACGGATACTACCGATGACGGAAACTACGTCGTTTTGGCAGGTGGAGGCGGCGAAGGTCACAGCGGGATCCCTAACTCCATCCTCCTTGCCAGTTTCGACTTCGATTCCAATTCTCTCTCTGCACAGCCG GTAGCGAAGCTTGGACTTGGTTCTGATTGTCCTTATAGAATGGTTGTTCACCCAGGAGGAGATGGTATCATTTGCGCATTGCCAAAAAGTTGCAG ATTTTTTGAGTGGGATGAGGTCAAGAGTGCTGAAGACCACAAACTTGGGTTGAAAGCGTCAGATAAAGTGCTCAACCCGCTAGAAGACATTGTGCAGCAGTTAGCATTGGCGTTTAATGCTGAGGGTTCTATACTTGCTGTCGGTGGAGAG GATGGAAATTTAAGGGTTTTTAACTGGCCTGGTATGGAAGTTCTTCTCCACGAGGCTCAAGCTCATTCTTCTGTGAAGGACTTGTCTTTCAG CCCTGATGGAAAATTTCTCATCTCCTTGGGACGTGGTGGCCCCGGTAGAGTTTGGGATGTATCATCATCAATGGTAGTGGCTTCTCTACCAAAGGAAAAT GATGAAGTCTTTGCCTTTTGCAGATTTTCACAGCGCAATGATGGGCATCATGTTCTATACACTGCTGTAGTAAAAG GACAACGTGGATTTATTGTGTCTTGGAACACAACATCATGGAAGAGAATGAGCTCAAAGCAAGTCGTTCGTGATCCCATATCCTCCTTCAATGTTTCGTCTGATGGCAAGCTCCTTTCAGT TGGAACAATTGAAGGAGACGTCTTGGTACTAAATTCAAGGAACATGCAAGTTCAAAAGCTAATTCGAAAAGCGCATCTTGGGATGGTTACGACATTAGCATTTACTAATGATTCAAG GGCTTTGGTGTCTGCATCTATGGACTCAAGTGCAAGGGTAACAGTgatagaggaaaagaaaagag GAGGTCTAAGCGTGTGGGGCATCATGCTTATCATTTTATTTGCAATTGCTGTGTATTTCCTGAAGCAAGAAGGAATCCTTCCTCAGCTGATAGAGAAGAGTGGCTTCATTATCCGAATGTGA
- the LOC119991002 gene encoding probable sulfate transporter 3.3 — MEANASNNNMQQSHSHSCLEITMEVHKVVPPPPTSSLKKLKTRLKETFFPDDPLRQFKGKSLKKKWVLGAQYVFPVLQWGPNYNLKLLKSDVVAGLTIASLAIPQGISYAKLANLPPIVGLYSSFVPPLVYAVLGSSRDLAVGPVSIASLIMGSMLRQEVSPTKEPVLFLQLAFSSTFFAGLFQASLGLLRLGFIIDFLSKAILIGFMAGAAIIVSLQQLKALLGITHFTKQMGLVPVLSSVFHHTDEWSWQTILMGFCLLVFLLLSRHISIKRPKLFWVSAGAPLVSVILSTLLVFAFKAQNHGISVIGKLPEGLNPPSWNMLRLHGSHLGLVIKTGLVTGIISLTEGIAVGRTFAALKNYRVDGNKEMMAIGLMNMVGSSTSCYVTTGAFSRSAVNHNAGAKTAVSNVIMSVTVMLTLLFLMPLFQYTPNVVLGAIIVTAVIGLIDIPAAYQIWKIDKFDFFVLLCALLGVIFISVQDGLAIAVGISIFKLLLQITRPKTVVLGNIPGTNIYRNLHHYKEAVRVPGFLIWSVEAPINFANTTYLNERILRWIEENEAEEDEKKQPSLHFLILDMSAVSSIDTSGVAFFKELNQTLENKGVELVLVNPLAEVIEKLQRADDIRDFMMRPESLYLTVGEAVASLSLTMKGQSSSSV; from the exons ATGGAGGCAAATGCAAGCAACAATAACATGCAGCAGTCTCACAGTCACAGCTGCCTAGAAATAACCATGGAGGTTCACAAGGTTGTGCCACCGCCACCTACAAGCTCCTTGAAGAAACTCAAGACCAGGCTCAAAGAGACCTTCTTCCCCGATGACCCTCTGCGCCAATTCAAAGGGAAATCTCTCAAGAAGAAGTGGGTACTTGGAGCTCAGTATGTATTCCCAGTCCTTCAATGGGGTCCTAATTACAACCTTAAACTCTTGAAATCTGATGTTGTTGCTGGCCTCACAATTGCTAGCTTGGCCATTCCCCAG GGCATCAGCTATGCTAAGCTTGCCAATTTGCCTCCCATAGTTGGTCTCT ACTCCAGCTTTGTTCCTCCTCTTGTATATGCAGTTCTGGGGAGCTCCAGGGACCTTGCAGTAGGTCCTGTTTCAATTGCTTCTCTAATAATGGGATCAATGCTTAGGCAAGAAGTCTCTCCAACCAAAGAGCCTGTTCTGTTTCTTCAACTGGCCTTTTCTTCAACCTTCTTTGCTGGTCTGTTTCAAGCTTCTCTGGGGTTGTTAAG GCTTGGATTTATTATTGATTTCCTTTCAAAGGCAATACTTATTGGATTCATGGCTGGAGCAGCCATTATAGTCTCATTACAGCAGCTTAAGGCCTTGCTTGGGATCACTCACTTCACCAAACAAATGGGTTTGGTTCCTGTTTTGAGCTCTGTTTTCCATCACACTGATGAG TGGTCATGGCAAACGATACTGATGGGCTTTTGCCTTCTTGTGTTCCTTCTGCTATCAAGACACATT AGCATTAAAAGGCCAAAGCTGTTCTGGGTCTCAGCTGGTGCCCCCCTTGTCTCTGTGATTCTGTCCACTCTCTTGGTTTTTGCATTCAAGGCTCAAAATCATGGAATCAGTGTG ATTGGAAAATTACCGGAAGGACTAAACCCTCCTTCCTGGAACATGCTGCGCCTCCATGGAAGCCACTTAGGACTTGTGATCAAGACTGGACTTGTCACTGGCATTATTTCCCTCACT GAAGGGATTGCAGTAGGAAGGACTTTTGCTGCCTTAAAGAACTACAGAGTTGATGGTAACAAGGAAATGATGGCAATTGGGCTCATGAACATGGTTGGCTCCTCCACATCCTGCTATGTCACGACAG GCGCGTTTTCCCGATCAGCGGTGAATCACAACGCCGGAGCGAAAACAGCAGTGTCTAATGTAATAATGTCAGTGACAGTGATGCTGACACTCCTCTTCCTGATGCCTCTCTTCCAATACACACCAAATGTTGTATTGGGTGCCATAATAGTCACAGCAGTAATTGGCCTTATAGACATTCCTGCAGCTTATCAGATCTGGAAGATCGATAAATTCGACTTCTTTGTTCTGCTATGTGCTTTGTTGGGTGTCATTTTCATTTCTGTCCAAGACGGCCTCGCCATTGCCGTGGGAATATCCATCTTCAAGCTTCTCCTGCAAATCACAAGGCCGAAGACAGTTGTGCTCGGAAATATTCCGGGGACGAACATATATCGCAATCTGCATCATTATAAGGAAGCAGTGAGAGTTCCAGGTTTCCTCATTTGGAGTGTTGAAGCTCCCATCAACTTTGCCAATACAACTTATCTCAATGAGAG GATTTTGAGATGGATAGAAGAGAATGAAGCAGAGGAGGATGAAAAGAAACAACCGAGCCTTCATTTTCTGATACTTGACATGTCAG CTGTAAGTTCTATAGACACAAGTGGAGTTGCATTCTTCAAGGAACTCAACCAAACACTGGAAAACAAAGGTGTTGAg CTTGTGCTGGTGAATCCTTTGGCAGAGGTGATAGAGAAATTACAAAGAGCAGATGATATTCGTGATTTTATGATGAGACCTGAAAGTCTTTACTTGACAGTAGGAGAAGCTGTAGCTTCACTCTCACTCACAATGAAGGGGCAATCATCAAGCAGTGTATAA